A segment of the Paramisgurnus dabryanus chromosome 5, PD_genome_1.1, whole genome shotgun sequence genome:
actactTGTGAGTACTTGGATCTGAATACAACACAAACGTGGCTGTCACatgcatcacagcgccccctaatgtaTGGTTCAGTTTCTTAATTCTGAATTTCATCACCTGCAATATTTCTAGTTGCATTTTTAGTGATTCTGCAATTGGTTACTAcgtcttgtccaaagaagtgtCTTTTTTAGAAGTCAAGATTTTTGCTGGCTTATAACCTTTTTATTGCTAATTACTGAAGTGAAAATTACATAACAGCCTAAAAAAGTGCTCagttacaagaaaacatgtccgacacacttagagggttttgcttTTGAACTTCATATAAAGCATGTCAGTTATAAAGTCCcatgtgtttataaataacaaGTGTGAATGAATgagacatgaacagaatgttaaTTTTTGGCTGATTTATTCCATTAGGTACACCAGTCATATCTCTGTGTTCTTTATTACCTTGCGAACCCTGGCAGTGGGGTTCTGTCCCCCAGTGGAGAACTCAGTTGAGCTGGACTCTTCTTCCCCTGAGCGGAGCTCTAATCCGGATCTCTTATCCAATGGCTCTCCCTTCAGAAGGGCTTCTAAGCTGCTACTGCCGTCACTGGAGAAAACGTCCTTCTTAAGTCCCAGATCCAGCtctgaaacacacacattcacatccATAGGCAACTGCACAGAGATAGATAAAATGTCATGACAAAATTCTGAGAAGTAAACACATAAGTAGTCTTCACGAGAAAATTGTGCAATCACGACACCATAGATTTTCACTTCTGTCTCAAGCAGAGGAAGTGAAAGGTTGCGTACCGGACTTTAGAGCAGGGAAGGCCAGACGAGGGTCCTCTGGAGGGTGAGATCTCCTCTTCTTTCTCCAACGTCGTGCTGGATATGTGTACAACTGACCTGGAGCCACACCTATGGGAAAAGACAAATAGACAGTAAGAGGGAGAGAAGAAAAATTATGTTATTTACaaaataactaatggccagtTTTACCCCAAAACACTTACAGCTTTAACCAGGGTTATTGTATGGGGGAAAGAAGAATCATTCAGGTTTAGTGtgcataaataataataatttacttttttaggtAAACTATCACATCTGCCATTAAAACTGACCACTGTGAGGCTGTGTGTGTCCCACCTGGTCCTCTGTGCCTTTTCTCCATCCAGAAGTAACAGTTGCTCTGGGCGACACCTGTCTGAGAGTCGAGGAAGGGCATCCTCACACTCCTCTCTGCACACAGACGAGCATTATAGTTATGACACTGCTCCAGTGCATCCCTGTAACACTGCTCACCCAACCTAAAAAACACAGGGAAAATCTTATGCAACAACATTCCAACTACCACTAGTCACTTTAGTCATAATAAACAGAAAAAGGCTACATGAAATTCAACCCTGTGGCTCTTGGCAAATGTACTGACATCATGACGTCTTCTGAAGTGGAAAAATcagaaactgaacgttatttacaacattatTACAGGCAATCAAGCAAATGCCCCTGTGCATGTCTGAAATTGACATATACATGATAAACGTTAGTAACGCCAACAAAAACTAAACACGTCTGAAATAAAAGTATGTTTGTCCCACCTCAATACATTGCCAGTAGCTGCGGGTATTGTTTCTGTGTTGCCAGTTACCAGTATGTGCTTTTCTGACTCTCTGAAAAACGGCATCTGTGTACTTGTCAACAAACACCCTACTATTGTCACCCTGAAGACAAGATCTTTAAAGATCTTGCAGGCATGCAGCCCAGTCATCGTGACTCCTTCACTCCAACCACTTAGCAGGTGCTGTTGCCACCCATCACCCGGGGCAACCGCTAAGAGCTCCAGAGAGCACAGGCGAGCTAAAGCCCATGAGATTAGAGCACAGGCCAACCGCTGATGTCACAGGGGACGAAACAAAAGCTTAAAAAGGGGCTTGAGGCTTCACAGCTCAGCCAACAAAACAGCTTTGGGATGGTCATTCGCCTGTAAGGCACCACCACAAAGAGCTACAAGAGTTCTTAAATTTGGAATGCACTAAGCAAGAAAACTATGCtaaaaaaatatcacatttacagTTAACCACTAATCCATTCTATTCTAAACCACCTTAAGAATCTACTACAGCGCTTAGAGATGGATTTTAAACTTTGCTGTTAATGTGCAACTGTGAACAAGAACAACCATTGTGGAACTTCAATGTGCCTGATATCCCCATAGATCATGTGATTGTGATGCATCTTTTCAGTCACACTGTGAAACTCAAGATCTCTTTATTGAGAGCTTATTGTTGTAAAGCTAAAATCAATTCCGCTTCAATTGAAAATCAAACATTTAACAACCTGTTTGGACAATAAGTTTATAAAGTTGGGTCCATAAGTCTCCCAACATGTGTTAGTAAAAACACAACAGGGGTATTATAAATAGTGTTATGTATATGCAAGACACTTTAAAACAACTGACATCGATACTGTTGAGGTCTGTTGATGACAGACATGTGGCTCAATTAAACAGACAGCTGGTGCTTTTAGAACAAGTTAACACTTCCCCCTCTTGagtgagagagacagagaagaCATTCAAATCTGTCGACAGCACTGacaaactaataaaacaaacaaacatctgAATACAGTAATACAATTCTTGATCGGATTTATGGCATTACTAATATAAACAGACTCGTGAGAGACACTGCATGCTTTGatcgttgatcatgctgaagaCGGAAGCGAAGTAAAGCAGCGCATTAGCACATTCGACACACAGCAGCTGCTAGTTCAGCTAACTCAACCAGAGCTCAGATAACCTTGTCCAACGCGATACGTTGGCTATAACAAAGCAAATACTATACACGCCCGTGAAGCTATACTGTTAATGCAATGTAACAAGTTGAatttaaacaagaaaaactCGTATAAACTCAAATAACGATGAAAATACTCACAGCTTGACAACATTCTCTACTACCGCCGCCATCTTGGCTCTACAGCGCTCACAGTGTGGGTTCTGCGCAGGCGCAAAGGGAAAGACCTTAGAAAAAGGTCACAGGTCGGGGCGTGAGCACAATCCATTCATTTCTCCCTAAAATGTATGCTAAGGGGAATTCCTTCGTCAAAAACAAATAGGaaatattttgtaataaattgAACGAATTTGGTTAAGAATGCATGACTTTTTTCCTCAATAAcacaatttacatttttgcgCATAAAGCTAAACAAACAGtcctttgttgttgttgtttttgttgttgtcatatatatgacattttaatgctgtAGATTTTGCAAATTATACTTTCTATCCTAACTGTAAAAAGAGATAATTAAAGCAAAGCAAAGCTTGTGTTGTAGTGTGTGCAAATAGACACAAGGTGGCATTGGTGGCCCATGTGGTAATTCAAACAATCAACAGTTTAATGTCTACAAATCTAATTTGTTATTGGAAggatataaaaattaaaactaaaTCTTATTGAGTCTGGTTATTTTAGTTACACCCATTACTAGTAGATACATTGTCCAACATCTGTGTCTGACGTCACTGATGCTCTTGTGCTGGTGAAAAATCTTTCCAGAAGATTTCCAGGTATAGCAGCAATGGTAGTATTGTTTTCACCATACTTTAAACTGAAATCTTCAATTAGAAcatttgtgttttgtgtgtgggTATCCACATATATTCGGCCAAATATCATAAAGTATTTCATATCATGATTTATGCAGTGAAAAGCTAGAGGCTATCACACAATATCAATGTCTCTTCAAACCTCTTAATCTTTTTCCTGCTTTTTCTTCACAATCCATCATTTAGTCCTCTATCTCAGCAACAACTGATAGTTTGTGATAGCCCCCTCAGACAAAGCAAAGCCTTTCACACATTCACAAAGATCATACTGATAACGGAGCACATGCTGAATACGTTTTAGTTTCCTCCCTTCCTTACAGCACTTTCAGAATATTCCATGGAAAGGTTTTCATACTTGTGAGTGTGTGTATGTGGAAAATAGCCCTTTGGGTGCTTATTATCTGTTACACTCTGTTAGTACGTGAGTAAGGAAGCCAGTGATATAAGATCCCACTCACACACATAGAaatatgcacaaacacacagtgtCTGTTTAATGTTAATAGATTATATCATTAACTCTGAACACCTTCCATGTTAGTGTCCCGTCATGATTTATGTTGCCTAAAGCTTCAGTTTAAGCAAGTCTGCTCAGATCCAAAGACGTTGCCACTATGCTTTTTCTTGTTACTCTGTTATATAAGTGCTGAATAAGTGACTCTCAATAAGGCAAAATCTGGATTTATTTGGCCCTCTttacaaaccaaaacaaaaGAGTTCacagaacacattttaatttgaaTACATAAGAATGCAGATCAACTGGCAgatcatcttcatatttttTTGAAGATTTTGCATTTGAGTTAATGAGAATTAATTGAGGAGCCTCGCCCTGTTTTTCTAAaactataaataaatgtgtatgaAAGTGCAACAATGTGCTTTGTCAATGAAGATCACTTAATCACTATAAAGGATTGTGATATGTGGCCTTCTCTAGCGCCTTtggatatttttatatattatacatttacATGCAGTTCCGTTTTCCTTCATTCTGACCCTCATGTACCTTCAACCCTTTTCCTTCCTTCCTCCTAACctactctctctctccctctggtGTTCCCATGGTATTGTAATCGTAGGGTCAGGGGCTTCGGCTGCTCTGTGTTAATAAAGCCAGTTGGAAAGATTCCCAGGCCCTGTGCAAAAAATAGAGGAGCTACTGCAAATAAGCAAAGTACACACTCTCGAActattaacacacacacacacacacacacacacacaggttgtATTTGCACAATTCAACAGAATACCTAAGTAAAAGCCATTCATGCTAAGACTTGCTGTGAACAGGTAAAAGCTGTTCAACAGCTAAAGAATTCTGTCGCAATAAATCAGTAAAGGTTGAGATGGTTTAAAATCAACTGTCAGGAAGACTCATATGACAAGTTGTGTACTTCTAAATTACACCTAAATATGCACAATAGATCTACAAAGAAGCATGCAAAAACACATTTGGGTCAATGACAAAACAAGCTCAGAAAacttttttatctttaaaaaatatatgttgtgcacatttttttaatcaggACTATAtgagtttaaagttttgtttataaaacctttcagtacatttaaattttttcattGTCTACCAGCCCACAAATTACATTAAGTAGctattttaacattatttaagaaaaaaattcatttagCCATAAAGACTACCTATGGGTTCATTCACTGGATGATGTGATATCTTGTTTACTGTTTATACTTATTATAAGGCAGATGATGCAGTTGTACTACCTTGAGATCTGAGAACATCCAAATTGTTGGACAAAAGTTTTACAATTATCCCAACAACTTTTAATATAGTGAGATTTGTTTATAGGAAAGGTTTTGAACATAAAATAATGCCGAAGTatcttatttttaataatttaaacatTAAACTTCTAATTTGTACACACCCACCTGCAATTTTACAAGTTTGAGataccaaataaaaaatgagtatttattattaaaacatttaactaAATAGGCTTTATAGAAAAAAGTGAAAATGTCATAAATGTATtaagttatttttatattataccacagggctgttgaatgctttatttggATTGACTCAGAAATGTCCCATGgatgttgattatttttttgtaaaccgcacacctaacttgtcaaatgtatttaaaataagcACCAGAGCagtgtttgtggtaaccgtgctATAATAATTTACTCTGGTTCTTTGAATATTTGAAAATtgccaccttgggtgtgcattattataattcaAAGGCCCGTCGTCAGTTATTCCTTGCATACATAATGCCACTGGAAACAAAATGTCATGTGATTCACCCGTTTACATTTTTAGTAATTATATGATAAAACTTATAAAAAACTAACAATAAAATATCAAACAGCTACTGTACGAcatctttctttatttttctgCATAGCTGATAGACAGTTGTAGTCTTTGATGAAAAATTGTTTCCTATTATGATAAATATAATtcatcatatttatttatactttttattgatctttaaagacaaaaaatgtGAGACTTTTGGATTAGAAATCAAAAACAATTTATTGATCCTGTCTTTTATCTGCTTAACTGTACAGCAGCCGCAAACCTCTTAACAGAATCTCACTTTACATTCCGagaaacaaagtccaatcaaaACCAACAAAAAGGCAAATCTGAAAAGGTGTAAGGAAGCACTTTATACGCTGGTTTAATTTGTGTTGCAAGTGTTAAtgattaatctttattgataaGGCCATACTGTAATATTCCTCACAGAGGATCTGTTTCACGCTCGTCTAACACGCATTCACtctaaatgtatattttatggTAAACAGTTGTTCTGTAAACAGCAAAACTCTGGGTTTATGAGACATGTCGGCTAAATAATGCAAGAAAGCCATACTAAAAGTTTATGATGTGAACGATGACTGTTAGGAGTCTGTTATCACAAAGTTCTTGTTAGATTGGGGTAGGTTTAcaaaatttaatttattaaggGTTAGTGCTTTTTTAACCAAAGACATTTAAATGAGCTCTGCTTACATACATGAAAATACTTGGCAAAACAGAAAGATCttctaaaaaaagtatttgctTTGTTTATTTAAGTGCAGAacctttaaaaatgaaaattcacaaTGTAAAACATCTCATGTTGTAtgaaaattcacaaaaaaatttgttaataataaatatacaaCCCAAAAATTAATTTCTATATGCCAGACTAACTCTCCAACCCCAGTCTAAATGTACTGTATACATTAAACTATAAGTAAGCCACTGCCAGTTGACAGACAGGTTGGGGTGTTACTGTATAAAAACAGTATTTTTGCTTGGGGACAGACAACAATATTCTCATAAACCCTGGCAACTTTAAGCAAAAGTGCAAAGGTAGCATTATTAAAAGCTGACTGCAACATGGCATCTGTTAATATTTACTTTATTGTCTTTTGTCCTTATCTTGTCAGTTTAAAGcaccttgtaaaatattttttagtcTGGTTTAACTTTACAGTACATGAAAACATACTAGACTATAATGctataaactgacacaaaaaagTACCCCATGTGCGGAAGGTTACATCATGGTGATATAAACACAAGCCCCTTTCAGGCCTCATTTTGCATTCAGAAGACCACTGATGCTGGAAAACTGATCAGCTATTAAAGCCTAAAGGCAGCGGTAAAAAGTGTAACGCATATTCCTGCTTTCTGAAAAACTATAGCTTGTTTCTGCCATCGGGCTCCTTTTTCTGAAGAATGAAACTTTTCGTAACAAAAAAGGTTCAAATTCAGGGTGTAGACATGGAGGACTTCTGGCGTGTGTCCGGATCATTAGGGAGGAGCTGCACATTTTTACTCGCTTACACGAATTGCAACAACACTGGGGGGAGAGATGATGTCATCGCAGCTTTCAGAGAGAAATTTGAGTTTTTCTTTTCATGTTGACCGGGGGCCTGAATGTTGTTACTCTGTAATAGTACATACAGAGCATTAAAGGACTAGCAGATACAATTGTAAAATGATTTTGGGTTTAAAAATCGATCTGTAAGTGCTTTTAAAGCCAGAACTGCTTGTAGATCCAAAAATGAtccattttaacacaacttctgatgttaaaatatttatgaatatttcTGTTTAGTTCAAACCTGTAATTCTGGTTTGCCCTACATGTGTTGGATAAAAAGCAAAAAACTCCAAATCTTCAGGACATGTCAGCAGGTAGAGCAGGTAAATAAGAGCTTTCTCAgagtataaaatgttttaatacacCAACAAAAAATGTAATGAACCCATTTATGTACAATCAAGCTTTTACGTATACAGTATGTGACTGCGCTGTGAAATCCAGGATAAAGTCTCATAATGATGaaatttggagcatcaaagtttgatttcaatcattgatttcaatatttgacagggccttactcagtcaaacATATCAAGcttatgttctttacattatgtaggatgattttatgtacaaaaacaGATTATTGTATATTGCTgggttttcaaaaaaaaaacctcTCAGGTATATATCTCATGTCGTCCACTTGATGCAAGTCCGCCACCAAATGTCCCTATTCTTTGGTTGTCCATGATCTGAAGCACATCCTCTAGGATAGATGGACCCAGGTCTAGATGAAGAGACAGGAGAGACCCAGCATTGGAGAGGTATTGGCTTTCCTCTCCCTCTCCATTTCTTACACACTTCTCATCTTCCACAGTCTCTTGACTTGGTTCATAGGTGTGCGGATGACGGTGAGAACGATTTGGAGATGCAGGGAGTGACTGATCCAAATTTCGCTCTTCCAGGTGCAGTCTGGGAGGTTTAGGAGGTGGTGCGAGAGATGGAGATGTTGGTGTAGATGGCGTTTTTGTTAAGGCAGTAGTAGGCTGAGATGAGGTGGTCTGCACTTCGGTGGTCGTCAGTGCTGGGTTTGGTGCAGGAAGCGTGAGAGCCTGCACTCCTCCAATGATGGGAAGCGAAAAGGCGTTTTTTAACAGAGGTGAAGTGTCATTGGCTGGTGGGTGACTGCTTACACTTGTAGTGCGACTTAATTGGAGTGTCCCTTGGTGACCCTGTTGCCCCGGTAACAGGTGAAATTTACCTTGTAAGAAAGACAGATCACCGAAAAAATCTTCAGCACCTCCGCCACTGCCAATGTGAATGGTGTGTCGAAAGTCGCCGAGTGGGGGACTGATCATGTCGGACGA
Coding sequences within it:
- the cdc42ep2 gene encoding cdc42 effector protein 2 — translated: MSAKAPIYLKRRSRKGKKEKLRDLLSSDMISPPLGDFRHTIHIGSGGGAEDFFGDLSFLQGKFHLLPGQQGHQGTLQLSRTTSVSSHPPANDTSPLLKNAFSLPIIGGVQALTLPAPNPALTTTEVQTTSSQPTTALTKTPSTPTSPSLAPPPKPPRLHLEERNLDQSLPASPNRSHRHPHTYEPSQETVEDEKCVRNGEGEESQYLSNAGSLLSLHLDLGPSILEDVLQIMDNQRIGTFGGGLASSGRHEIYT